In one window of Methanoculleus chikugoensis DNA:
- the rpsJ gene encoding 30S ribosomal protein S10, translating into MQKARIRLSGTDFEKIEMVCDRIKEIAERTGVNLAGPIPLPTKKLVVPTRKSPDGEGTATWDRWQMRVHKRLIDIDADERALRQLMRIQVPKDIGIEIVLES; encoded by the coding sequence ATGCAGAAGGCCAGAATACGTCTTTCCGGAACTGATTTCGAAAAAATCGAGATGGTCTGCGACCGGATCAAAGAGATAGCAGAGCGTACCGGCGTCAATCTGGCAGGTCCGATCCCGCTGCCCACGAAGAAACTCGTGGTCCCCACCAGGAAGAGCCCTGACGGCGAAGGTACCGCAACCTGGGATCGCTGGCAGATGCGGGTGCACAAGAGGCTCATCGACATCGATGCCGACGAGCGTGCGCTACGCCAGCTGATGCGCATTCAGGTTCCAAAAGACATCGGCATTGAGATTGTGCTGGAGAGCTGA
- the tuf gene encoding translation elongation factor EF-1 subunit alpha, with translation MAAEKPHMNLAVIGHIDHGKSTTVGRLLFETGAVPPHIIESFRKEAESKGKGSFEFAWVMDSLKEERERGITIDIAHKRFDTDKYYFTVVDCPGHRDFVKNMITGASQADAALLVVAAPDGVMEQTKEHVFLSRTLGINQLIIGVNKMDVVKYDEKRFNEVKEQLSQLLKMVGYKPDAISFIPMSSFVGDNIGKLSENTPWYKGPTVLDALNALTEPEKPTNLPMRLPIQDVYSISGIGTVPVGRVETGIMKKGMKVSFMPANKEGEIKSIEMHHEEIPQALPGDNVGFNVRGIGKGDIRRGDVCGPADVPPTVAEEFIAQIVVLHHPSALTVGYTPVFHCHTAQIACSFVELMKKLDPRTGQVKEENPTFLKTGDAAIVKIRPTQPMVIEKVKEIPQLGRFAVRDMGSTIAAGVCMDITPKQMR, from the coding sequence ATGGCAGCTGAGAAGCCCCACATGAATTTAGCAGTAATCGGACACATCGACCACGGGAAGTCTACCACCGTCGGTCGGTTGCTCTTTGAGACCGGAGCGGTACCGCCTCACATCATCGAGTCGTTCAGGAAGGAGGCCGAATCCAAAGGCAAGGGCTCCTTCGAGTTCGCCTGGGTGATGGACAGCCTCAAGGAAGAGCGTGAGCGTGGTATCACCATCGATATCGCCCACAAGCGGTTCGACACGGACAAGTACTACTTCACCGTCGTGGACTGCCCCGGCCACCGTGACTTCGTCAAGAACATGATCACGGGCGCATCCCAGGCAGACGCCGCGCTGCTGGTCGTCGCCGCACCCGACGGCGTGATGGAGCAGACCAAGGAGCACGTCTTCCTCTCCCGTACGCTCGGCATCAACCAGCTGATCATCGGCGTCAACAAGATGGACGTCGTCAAGTACGACGAGAAGCGCTTCAACGAGGTCAAGGAACAGCTCTCCCAGCTGCTCAAGATGGTCGGTTACAAGCCCGACGCCATCAGCTTCATCCCGATGAGCTCGTTCGTCGGCGACAACATCGGGAAGCTCAGCGAGAACACTCCCTGGTACAAGGGCCCGACGGTGCTCGACGCACTCAACGCGCTCACCGAACCCGAGAAGCCCACGAACCTGCCCATGCGTCTCCCCATCCAGGACGTCTACTCCATCTCCGGTATCGGGACCGTCCCCGTCGGCCGTGTCGAGACCGGTATCATGAAGAAGGGAATGAAGGTCAGCTTCATGCCCGCGAACAAAGAGGGTGAGATCAAGTCCATCGAGATGCACCACGAGGAGATCCCGCAGGCACTTCCGGGCGACAACGTCGGGTTCAACGTCCGCGGTATCGGCAAGGGCGACATCCGCCGTGGCGACGTCTGCGGTCCCGCCGACGTACCCCCGACCGTTGCAGAGGAGTTCATCGCTCAGATCGTCGTGCTCCACCACCCCAGCGCCCTGACCGTCGGTTACACCCCGGTCTTCCACTGCCACACCGCCCAGATCGCATGCTCCTTCGTTGAGCTCATGAAGAAACTCGACCCGCGGACCGGCCAGGTCAAGGAAGAGAACCCCACGTTCCTCAAGACCGGCGACGCTGCAATCGTCAAGATCCGGCCCACCCAGCCCATGGTCATCGAGAAGGTCAAGGAGATCCCGCAGCTTGGGCGGTTCGCGGTCCGTGATATGGGATCCACCATTGCGGCAGGCGTGTGCATGGACATCACACCCAAGCAGATGAGATAA